One genomic segment of Bradyrhizobium diazoefficiens includes these proteins:
- a CDS encoding thermonuclease family protein: MLAVAALFISMHAAGAGQVRGVPQIVDADTVYIGQTKIRFSGVDAPETDQICLDAAGKTWTCGIEARERLRSFSKDREWSCELTGTDIYRRSLGLCAVGGENVSRWLVQNGWALAFRRYSAEYVNDENLAREHQRGLWGGAFIAPWDWRHRSNSTEILGALSVPSSAQRALVSNTAANPAPPTGNCLIKGNLSSTPQCIYHVPGGRFYDRLSMQPSSLRRWFCTEAEAQAAGCRKSKL; the protein is encoded by the coding sequence TTGCTGGCTGTCGCAGCCCTATTCATCAGCATGCACGCCGCGGGCGCCGGGCAGGTGCGCGGCGTGCCGCAAATCGTTGATGCAGACACCGTCTACATCGGCCAGACCAAGATCCGGTTTAGCGGGGTCGACGCCCCCGAGACCGATCAGATCTGTCTTGATGCTGCGGGCAAAACATGGACTTGCGGCATCGAAGCGCGGGAGCGCCTGCGGTCCTTCAGTAAAGACCGGGAGTGGTCCTGCGAGCTGACGGGCACGGACATTTACAGGCGATCGCTTGGTTTATGCGCGGTCGGCGGCGAGAACGTATCGCGGTGGCTTGTCCAGAACGGCTGGGCTTTGGCGTTTCGCAGATATTCCGCGGAATACGTCAACGACGAAAATTTGGCGCGCGAACATCAGCGCGGACTTTGGGGCGGAGCTTTCATAGCCCCTTGGGATTGGCGCCATCGCAGTAATTCGACGGAGATCCTGGGCGCACTCTCCGTCCCATCCTCAGCGCAGCGAGCCTTAGTCTCGAATACGGCAGCGAATCCTGCACCACCGACTGGCAATTGTTTGATCAAAGGTAATTTGAGCAGTACGCCACAATGCATATATCACGTGCCGGGCGGTCGCTTTTACGACAGGCTGAGCATGCAGCCGAGTTCGTTGCGGCGCTGGTTCTGCACCGAGGCGGAAGCCCAGGCTGCCGGCTGCCGTAAATCGAAGCTTTAA